From the Garra rufa chromosome 23, GarRuf1.0, whole genome shotgun sequence genome, the window GATGGTGTTATTAAGTCCAttacggaagaacgtgcacaagcagctgtccgggtagtgcgtagaTGGAGCGAGGATCatgaagtctctggtgtggtcctcgagagagcggttcccctgcttcaggaggatgatgaagacgttggggtcatccatgaggaaaaaataaaaataaaacactgatacaaaaaacggaaaataaacgcagggagaggtgccgggtaaactgttttaggtcggtccttatgtcaggggtgcgtgcaggagtagacgagacgatagacgatatagacaaaatacaatatatttaatataaatctccaagtggaacaaggcaggaacaaggcaggaacattcacacacatctattcaacaaaaggaccgacagggaactgaactcacagacagacttttaaagacagactaatcaacaaacacaggtgacacagatgactaataattacaaggacaggtgcagggaatcacaatgacgaagggctaaaccaaatgacaagacagacagaactgtgacagcagtatggagtatctcaaggctcagtactagggccattactttttacgctttacatgttaccctagGGAGATATCATctggaaacatggtgttagctttcattgttacgctgatgatactcagctctatatttctttgcggcccggtgaaacataccaatttgaaaaactaacagaatgcatagctgatattaaaaactggatggcgagtaacttcttactgttcaattctgaaaaaaacagaggtgttaattattggacctaaaacctctacaagtaataacctaaaacacagtctaatactagatggctgctctgtaaattcgtcgtcatcagttaggaacctaggtgtgctattcgatatcaatctctcctttgaaagccacatttctagcatttgcaaaactgcaacttttccatcttaaaaatatatcgaaattacgacctatgctgtcaatgtcaaatggcgaaacgttaattcatgcgttcatgacctcaaggatagattattatAATGCTTTactgggtggttgttctgcacgcttaataaacaaactccagctggtccaaaatgcagcagcaagagttcttactagaaccagaaagtatgaccatattagcccggttctgtcaacactgcattggctccctataaagcattgtatagattttaaatcttgctaattacttataaagccctcaatggtttagctcctcagtacttgagcgagctctctTATGTGCCTCGACAGGATCCCCACCTTATCGTGGTGGGGCACTTTGTGTGTCTCCGTGACCCCTAGAGCTATGTCGGCGGGAGTCTTGTACTCCTGGTAGGGCCACCCATGCCGAACAGGTCAAAGGGTAGAGGCCAGATCAAGAGTGATCCCAAATGCCTCAACGATGGAGTCGCTGGAAAATGGTGGGTGTGAGAGAACCACCATAATGGCGGCAAAGTCTGAAGAAGGCAGCCCCACCGCCACATGGGTAAACCCGGAGGGGTACAGTGGCTAGAGGAGTAAACCCTGATGACAAATCTGCCCTTGGTGACAGGCAAAGGCGGAACCCAGCAGACCTGGCAGCGTCTCTCTACTAGCCTAATAATAAAGCTGTGGGTTTAAATTACTAAGAAATATATGCTAGAATTTTTCAGTTTCTAAGCTATATTAGCCAGAAATCATGGAACAGTGTTGACAATTCATTTCCCCACCACGCTTTTGAATGATTGTGTGCGCACGATCTGCACGTGATGTACGAGCGAGCTACTGTATGTAGCCTATGTGTGTGCGTTACAACGCAGCAGTGCATTAGATTAGAATGACAATTACAACAAGCTGTTTAAAACGTGCATTCTCCTGTTCAGTTTAAACATAAAGATGGTATACTCACGTGCTGTGGAGCGCTTTCGGAGTATgcatttatctattattttagctgttttcaCAAAGCGTTTACTCAAAAAcacatgttgcttgcatattattgtagcccaatatgtgctgattacaatgtaatcagactttagccattaatatgtttttaagatactgaaaaaagcacaaatgtcaaggcatgtcaaaacttcttcagggccccaaaacaccctcagaccccagagggttaaagattggtcgtggctgggtcttccaacatgacaatgacccaaagcacacagccaggaaaaccaaggagtggctccgtaagaagcatatcaaggttctggagtggagtggcctagccagtctttagacctaaatccaatagaaaatctttggagggagctgaaactccgtgttgcgcagtgacagccccgaaacctgacagatctagagaagatctgtaaggaggagtgggccaaaatccctcctgcagtgtgtgcaaacctggtgaagaactacaggaaccgtttgacctctgtaattgttaacaaaggcttctgccaaatataaaaaaaaaatttgactccagtgatcaaatacttaaGTTATAAATGTATAGTATAGATATATAAAAGTGAGTTTGTTTGTGAgtgttgttaaaaataaaaaaaataaataataataaactgccCCTTTATCCTCAAGTCTATAGGGAAAAGAGTCGATCCATTAACCAAGCTCAAGAGAATCATATAAATTTGTCGGATGGCTGGTAGAATGATGAGATGAGCTTGTTTGGAAAAGGTGGAGAATAAACCCTCTTTCTTATCTTTCTCACCAATCCTTTTACCACagtaacttattttattattgcaATGATTATATTAATGAACATCCATCTATTTTTgcttattaaaggaacactcaactttttttgggaaatagactcattctccaactccccccgagttaataagttgagttttactgttttgaaatccattctgcctttctcctgttctggcgatagtATGCCTTTGCTTTGAATATACAGTTTTTTTGGATATACTTCAtcatttttattatcatcatgAACTGAAATCGGCACAATCCTGAATACATTGTTGTCTCTAATGAATCAATACCCTACATTGTTCACTAGAACATTTTATTGACTTTGCAGTCCGTTTAAGTGGCTCTGCTTTTACTGTCGGGGTGGTGGATGAGGGATTCCACAATCCCACAGTACCCACACCTCCAGAGCATTTACATATCCCATCCGTCACATCTAGAATTGTTCACGTCATGCCTGCCAAGCCAGAGCTTGCTCAAGTTATGTCCACCAAGCCAGAGCCCTCTTAAGTCATGTCTGCCAAGCCAAAGAATGTTCATGTCACGTCTACCAAGTCACAGCCTCCTCACATCATGTCTACTGCTCGAAAGCCTGCTCacatcatgtctgctgctccacgACCTGCTCCAGGGCCTCCTCACGTCATGCCTgccactccagggcctgctcacaccatgcctgccgctccagggcctgcacCCGTCATGGCCACCCTTTCAGAGTGAGCTAACATGATGGCCGCCATCCTagagtcagctcacaagatggccgccaacccagagtcagctcacaagatggccgccatccctaagcctgttcacaagatggccaccacgccagagttcccagccaagatgcCACCACGCCAGCGCCTCACCAAGTCTCGTCTGATCtgtcagagccacgccatgtcttgaTTGCTAGTGTGATGGACCCTCCTCTGATGTCAGTGCGGGCTGCAGACATCCCAGTGAGAACTTCGCTCCCAGGTCTGTAACGCCATGCCAGCAGAGGGCGCCCTTGCCCAGTACTGTTCTGTTATCGCTCCTTCTGCTTCCTCTATGGTTTCTTACTGTTTGGAAGCCATTTAAAGAGGGCCACGCCAAACAGGCCCTggcgaagtattgttttgttgttgcggactctaccaagcgttttccttatTTTTCCATTGCCTCGTTTCTATTGTTGTCATTGCCATTGTCTTGTTTCATTGCCATAGTTTTACCTTGTTTCAATACCTTGTTTATTTTGTTACATTTGACTGGCCTCTTAGATTTTGACCCTCACCTGTATTTTTGGATTATGTTTGCTGGTATTTcaaccctgcctgtcttgaccaagatctgtttaataaagctcGATCTTTCAACGCTGTCGTCAAGTCCCCATTACAGGACTTTATTGGACACTTGTGGTTGTCCTAATGAGTGAGAGTCATCTTCACTTAACCTGTTTGTTCAATAACTTTGATTAATTCAGTAGCAAAACACCACTGTGTgtcttatttttaaaataagaatCCACAATGATTAGCATACCATTAGTTTGATGGCTAAGAGTAATGCTCTGTGGACATAAGCACTGCTAATTTTTCATGTTTGAAAAGATACTCCTGTCCCTTCATCCTCAAGTCTATAGAGAAAAGGGTCCAAAACTCAAGAGAATAATCTAACTATATATTTGCTGATGGCTGGCAAATCAATGAGATGGTTTCAGCTTGGAGAAGGTAGAGTATAAACCATATGTTTTCTCTGTTTATTTCTGATaatgattttactgaaaaaaatctCTCTGTATATATTATTAGTTCAATaaggttatattaaaaaaatatccaaACATTTTTTAGCTATAAATGCACTTTGACTGGaaatgaaataattatttgaatattttgtatttttgagtGTATTTTTATAACAGTTCTTTATCACAGGTGACAAAAAGCATGAGCTCCATGCAGTCAAGCTCTTCTGGAAATGTGACCTTTGTTCGTCCTGCTACATTTTTCATCAATGGCTTTTCTAATGTTCCACATGTGAAATACTACTATGTGTTTTTGTCTTTAGTGTATGTTGTTACTGTTTTAGGGAATTCATTTATCATGTGTATCATTTATTTGGCCCGCAGGCTTCACACAGCCAAATACATTGCTGTTTTTCATCTGGCGCTTTGTGACCTGTGTGAAAGCTCGGTTTTGATTCCAAAAATCATTGACACATTTTTATTTGAGCACCAGGACATTTCATATGAAGCATGTTTGGTATATATGTTTAATTTACTTCATTTCATGAATCTGCAGTCTTTGACATTAATTGTCTTGGCTTATGACAGATTGGTTGCGATTTGTTTTCCTCTCCAGTATCATGCTATTGTAACCAAACCAGCCATGTTTCTGGTCTTAGGGGTGTTGTGGAGTTTTTCTGTGACATTTTTTTCTGTACATGTAAGTTCTTTGAATAGACTTTCTTTTTGTAGATCTAATGTAGTTGATAATTATTTTTGTGATTATGGCCCAATCTATAGACTAGCCTGTAATGATACTTCTCtaaattttttgttgtttaaaatTTGCTTTAGTCTCCTGATTGTTACACCAGTAATATTGATCTTCATTTCATATTTCTGCATTGCTCTGGTTTTGCTAAAGATTCCTCGTGGTGACCGGATCAAAGCCATAAAAACCTGCTCCTCACATCTCATGTTGGTAGCAGTTTTTTATCTCCCAATTTTAAGCAATAATATTGCATCTACAATGACACCTTTGCCTTCAAATATTCGGATAATTAACAATTCCCTGACACAGATAATACCACCTATGCTGAATCCCATCATATACACTCTAAAGACAGAGGAGGTCATGCAATCCATAAAAGTACTCTACAAAAGCAGCAAAGTGAACACAACCAGAGAAAGAATATTGAAATGCAGCAGgagaatttaaaaataataattactggtTTAATCGCACTGCTTATCAGCTGTGAGCAAGTTTGATTTTGTTTGTAGTCAGAACATATATTATGTTGTTAACAGGCTAAATATGTCTAAAACCTCTGAGCTAAAATCTAGTGAAGCTTCTTTGTGATTCCTTCCTTTGttcaaaaaagtctaaatattacatttttttaaatgtagtataCTCACCTTCATATGTAATAAATTTTAGATAAACCGTAAGTAAAAAAAACTTTGCATCATTCTTGctttaaatgtaacaaatgtaAATGTTTCTGAATCATTTTGTTGTGTTTCAGTACTGCAGTGCTCTTGGTCAGTTGACACATTTTTGTTTCTATATGgattgtgtatatataatatggtTATTGTTTCATGCAGTTACTAATTCTCACTATTCTGTTCTGTAACACATTAGTAGGTATTTGTTAACCACAGACTGCATCATATCATGATCCATGTAATGCAGGCATGTGCTTCAGTAAAATAAACTCATTAAAAGTAATCCTTAAATTAGgccttgtttatttaacaaaatgaaTGTGTGATAAACAGCTACACTGAGTACTCAGTACAATACCATACAACAGATTTACATATAAACCACCCTAATAAAGAACGCAGTGACATTCCAAAAATGCAGGATTCAACACATAGGCTTGTATCctttaaaaaggtattttaaACAAATACACAGTTTTCCATGATTTACAGTCACCAGCAGCTGtctggttacccacattcttcaaaatattttcatttatgtTCAACAGAATAAAAACTTATACAGGTTACttatcttttatttatatttgaacaaaaagtggcatgtccaaaattattcataccaataaatcaatagaaaagcctttattggctattacagaaaTCAGATGCTTCCTATAAtttctgaccagctttttgcaagtctccactggtatttttaaccattcatctttagcaatgagctccaactctttcaggttagaGGGTCTCCTTGCtattaccctgatctttagctccctccacagattctcaattggatttaagtcaggactctggctgggccactgcaaaacgttaatgtttttgtctgctaaccatttcttcacctcttttgcaattttgatgtattgctcctttttcatggtgccgtttactgtgattaggttcctttGTCCGCcagctaaaaacaaacaaacaaaaaaaaacaaaaaacattaggttcccaccaccatgtttaacAGTGGGGGATGATGTtcttaaataattttggacatgccactttttgttcaaatgtaaataaaagttgagAACTATTTTTTCCActgtgatgcctcttgtacattgtcttatcttttgggagaagcctgtgtcatttttgctcaaaaaaccccaactaactttaagtcagaatttgccaggggtatgaataaagtcagtcaagattatttatacagcgctttttacaatacaagttgtatcaaagcaaccttacagtattaaaacaagacaataaattgtcaaaaatgatgcaaaagttccatgttgcatcaaagacaaattggagaggactcatctggttcccatggccttgtgccagtggccgtttagggtaggagttctttcctgatgatctgtctctggggctcatctagttgacacggtatccgctgacattcggatgtaggtgttgatccaccatctgctcttggtacggactggatccgggggactgcagtgaccatctgatctggatacagactggatctggatCTGCAATGATGAGCAATGGATGGATGAGCAATGATGCTCTTGCTATGTTTTGCCACTTTCTACATTTATTCTATACCAAAGCATATTGTGTCATGGTACAATGGTATGGCTTACTCCATGTCACCCATGTTGAGCATACCATTAGTTTGATGGGTAAGGGTAATGCTCTGCGGAAGGCAGCACTGCTGATTTTTCCATGTTTGAATAGATACTCCCAATCTCAAGAGAATAATCTAACTATATATTTGCTCGTAGTTGGTAAGTTAATGAGATGGTTCCAGCTTGGAGAAGGTAGagcagtggcggctcctgacaaatatctctgggggggcaactgttccgattttggcaaagataaccgctttaatgggtaaaattatgataaaattcagatagccaactttacagcattacattgcattgtttgatttggtttccctgttcctagatggcaacatcaggcatgaattgtacaaactgtacagtattttgaatagctatattaaatttatcgcaatggtctcaaatacactgaaacacttccaccatggccatcaagagacacattgtcatcaactagtttgccctctaagagtaaaaaaaaaaaaaagccatactgctttacaattaaagactttttatttctcatattaaaactgtaattaatcaaatctttccagaacatattcagtataaatttggctgccaatatgcaatcaatacaactatttaaaattcaacatttggagaatacaacatataacatacaaggccataaccagggtttgaaaattagtgaggtgttaagaattgtgctataataacacccacaaatgcactacatatagcctaaacttcaaaatagacagacatgtagatgattgtgaaagattttttattcagtataatgttttacatggaaagttcgttttttttagctgagggaatttttattttataacaagttataaaaataacgttagaataatgacactgacataaaactaatgttcaactttccactttataaacgtcccaaagtgtcacactaaattggacaaacgagtcaaaaaacacgtataataggtggatctggcaacaaacggaggctgctgcacccgcgctctcactcaacgcgttctcaagcccctttcactgcgctagcttctcgcagcaaacactcatgtgatatgaggtggtttaaacggctaaataatcattcgaagagcttgacattttatttttgaatataaaaaatgaccgaggtccggacctcggtgacctcatagctggctacggccgtgataacataaacaattcaccatttaataacacacatcacttgtattgaaattttgctcgcttctcttttaagcaggcaaagtgatcaattaccctctcattaaaatcaggcatgttcctgacaagttccctctccattgaaagcatggccgatgcattcagacgtctcgctacgcgtgcgtgctgtacatcttcgagcacgcatcagtgcgtattacgaaatcacgttggggcgagccctcccggtgcccattgaaatgcattgtagggttcaaaatttgaaaaaaaaaatctcacaatataactctatgagaccggctggggcgattttcaatctgactgagatcgccccaagggggcggggttttaggttggaaagtgacattcaggctgttgattgtaccgtaatatgcagactaggactagcaaaataagagtctttttctcctctcttttttcgtgtggctcaaggagggcgatgcactatcgcccaccatgggccagccgcccctgagGTAGAGTATACACTGtgctttctgtctatctatctatatatgtaTTATTAGTTCAATAAGGTTATATTGAATAATATCCATACATTTTTATCCATAAATGCACCGTGACTGGAAATGtaagaatttttttaatattctgtATTGATATGAGTGTATTTCTGTAACAAGCTCTTCCTAACAGGTGTCACAAAAAGCCAGACAACAGGTATCATGAGCTCCATGCAGTCAAACTCCTCTGCAAATGTGACATTTGTTC encodes:
- the LOC141298929 gene encoding olfactory receptor-like protein COR2; this translates as MSSMQSSSSGNVTFVRPATFFINGFSNVPHVKYYYVFLSLVYVVTVLGNSFIMCIIYLARRLHTAKYIAVFHLALCDLCESSVLIPKIIDTFLFEHQDISYEACLVYMFNLLHFMNLQSLTLIVLAYDRLVAICFPLQYHAIVTKPAMFLVLGVLWSFSVTFFSVHVSSLNRLSFCRSNVVDNYFCDYGPIYRLACNDTSLNFLLFKICFSLLIVTPVILIFISYFCIALVLLKIPRGDRIKAIKTCSSHLMLVAVFYLPILSNNIASTMTPLPSNIRIINNSLTQIIPPMLNPIIYTLKTEEVMQSIKVLYKSSKVNTTRERILKCSRRI